The sequence attaaaacaaaaatatgtgattcttctttcacatttattttattttatatttaaataattttaattttttatctaatatatttagttaataaaatttatgattttttctgcatatgatgtaatttttttttttttaaacagacatatattgctcaattgatgaataaaaaaatatacaaaatgccctacatcacctaagaaaactaggcaaagattcaaagtcatattaataaaaaagagaacaaaatgattTTGAATACGAATGAAtagaaaccttgatttatcaggcattgaaattaaaaaatttatgcagtttattatggttctttattttaaagaatttcaacttttaataactttaaaaattcaattgtattgtaaactcttatcctccggTTTAGGCAACCAGTTTTGGAGTTATTTTctagattaatgtttggttgaaaaaaaaaatcaaatgtgtaactttttaaaattgtaaagattattaatatttcaattattaaaacatttatcattttataaaatgtttaagatatgaataatatttaaactttataagaagttcaaatattataagtattttaatttctaaaataataaattttattcaaagattttaaattttaataatatatacgaattaaaatattacaCGACGGGTTATATGGCTagacatgtttgagtagatattaatagaaacttaaaatatcattaattcggtgctacatggataaaatatcatctcattattttgttaaaaatatgaatattagattaatagacgtatctaattaaatcgattaattaatactgtaacaaaataattaatatgcggtatagtataggttaagtcatataattaacaatcaaaatacaatatataattttaaaaactaaacaaatcaaataaaattaacaaacagaaattaatatttttatcaaataacttaaactgcagtataccgcgggtcaaaatctagatctactagattagatcttacaaaatagatgttattttcataagttatattcaacatatgatttcataGCATAGTGTTTgagcataaaaaaaattaaaacaaataaacaatcatatatataacactttaaataaaaattacaaaataaataagataaatgttaacccgtgctagagcacgggtccAATTCTAGTATATATCTATAAGAGGACAAAATCATCTTTCTGCATCACTTTGCAAATTCATAAAACCATGAGGAAATGGTGGATACATCAAACATCCATTGACCCTTGAAAATTTACAGTTAAAACCTAAATGGTGAACCACATATGTTTTACGACAATGGAAACACTTCTTCTGCATATTCATGTAAAATGCACATGCCTTTATCTACGGCTACGGATCTTTCTCCGCCAGAAACCACCATTATAAGCAAGCATAGTTACCTTAAATTTCTTGATTAAGCATAGGCGTAATGCATACGTGTGAGATCATTTATATAGCAAGCTCATGATTTGGATCAATCAGactttttaaaagattaaaatcagAGTAACAATGTTTTGCTTACACTACATTAAATCACATAACATGGTTTCTGGATAAATTGCGGCATTTTCAGCGTGATTAATACTTGAGAATTGAGATTCACATTCTTGAATCAGCATTGTCTGTGCCTTGTCCTTTGCCACGTTGTATTCTTGAGGTTAACATGAAATGTGAAACACTTGAAACGAGGCTAATTAATTATTCTCtcttaaaaaaatgttgagAGGTAAGGATGAGATCTGCACGAATGGCATAACCTTCAAGAGCAGACAAGCCAGCTCTCGTTCATGTTTTAAGTAAGCACTCATGCAACGCAGCGCATCTCAATGccttaagaaaatttaaaagttgGGCTGTGAGGACGGTTGGCAAAAGATATTGCAGAGATATTTTATCTTTATACTAGATAAGATGCTTTTTGCCACCTTGGAAGGGGAACATTGCATTGATGATTCGAATTTTTTAACCTCATAATCTCTCTTTCCTAATGGTGTATATAAGTATCGACCGGAGAGGCATTGAGAAGGCAGAACAAACATCTTAAGCTCTCTCAACATCTTCTCTTtgatcaagaaacaaagaacttTAGATCAACAAAAATGGCAGTCATCTTCCATATTCGATCTAACAGCCTTCCCTCTAGACTTCACCCACAAGCTGCTCATGTTGATGAGCAGTTGGCCCGATTAAGATCTTCCGAAGAAGCTTCAACATCTTCCAGCTCCTCTATCTGCCAAAAACTTGACAAACTTCAGGATCTACACGAGTCTCTTGACAAGCTTATTCGTCTACCTGTCACACAACACGCTCTATCtcaagagaagaacaagaaagctgTCGAGCAGCTTCTTGATGGATCTCTACGGATCCTGGATTTGTGCAACATTTCCAAGGATGCTTTGTCTCAGATGAAAGAGGGTCTCATGGAGATCCAATCGATTCTACGAAGAAAGCGAGGAGATCTATCGGGAGAGGTCAAGAAATACTTAGCCTCAAGAAGATCCCTAAAGAAGTCATTCCAAAAGGTCCTCAAGAGTTTGAAGGTCAAACAAGACCAAGAATGTAATGACGAATCTTTGGCAGCTTTTGGAGAAGCTAAAACTATTACAGTGACCCTTTTTGATTCTCTGTTCTCCTTCATGTCCGGATCAAAGTCTTGTGGCAAATGGTCATTGGTCTCAAAGCTAATGAACCAGAAGAAGGTCTCATGTGAAGCGCAAGAAAACGAATTTACAAGGGTGGACTCCGAGTTTCAATCTGAAAAGAGTTTGAAGATGGAGGATGTTCAGGTGCTAGAGTCATGCATTCAAGATCTTGAAGATGGACTTGAATCTCTCTCCAAGTCTTTGATTAAATACAGAGTCTCGATTCTTAACATCTTAGGCCATTAATATATGCCTATAAATTTTGTACACAtactaaagaaaaattaatagaaaCTAATTCAAGATttctcatataattttgtgttttttattatttttttttcaaccaaacattaataaattaaaaaagaactcCAAGAgtggttgcccaaacaggaggataaaagtttacaaaagttGATTCAGAAGTTAAACATCTTGAAGAccgagcaagacaatctgcccttACGTTGACATCTCGAGGGATCCTGACTAGGGTGAAGGAAGGGTAAGAAGATCGGAGCAATCCAAAATCCTCCAACAAATTGGAGAAAGCGGGCCAATCGTTtggcgtctgcaccatcgcaactAACTCTGCACAGCCCGTCTCAAAGGCCTGACAAACTACTCCAGCCTCCAGTAAAGAACCCATAGCCCAGATCAGTGCTTGTAATTCTGCGTGTAAGGGAGTAAGGCCTCTTCggtgactccgtgctcccaagAGGAGCGTTGAATCTTCTTCactgcaacaccaccagcccataCCCTGAAAAGGATCCGTacttttccatgaaccatcaatctgacaccGGGGGAAGAAGCCCCTGTCCTCCACTAAAGGCAGAGGATCCAAATAACGCGCCGAGTATgatttggcctcctcccacaataatttatcattagCCGCTTGATTCAAGATTTCAGATGGCTCTACCTTGATACCTTGGAAAATCTTTTTGATCCTATCTTTCCAAACTGACCAGACAATCCAGGAGAGACGAAGGGCTATATCCAAAGCCCCAGATTGGGAAGAAGCCCGCcagaatatgaaatctaaaTTTGCATACATCGAGTCATATGGAAAACCTCCCTGGTCTAGCACTACTGGGGACATCTCCCAAATGCACCGCGACTGAGGGCACTCAAAGAGCGCATGGTTTATAGTCTCTACTGCAGAGTCACATCTCTTACACAGAGCATCACACCGGACACCCCGATACGCCAGCCGTTCTAACACGGGAAGAGTACCCGAcccaatctgccagaaaaagtgTTGAATCCTCGAGGGAACATCTAATTTCCATGACTGAGCCCGCAAGGGCACACATGTCGGCCAATACTCAACATCCGCAATTAGTTCTCGGGCCAACCGGTAACCTGATTTGACCGAATACTTCCTTGATTTAGTAAAATGCCATACTAATCTATCCGGCTGAGAAGTATTACTGACCGGCATACTCCGAATAAGATAGATATCCGCTGGATCAAAAAACTCCTCAAGGATAGGCAAATGCCAGTCCTTCGTAACTGGattaattaaatggttaaccatTAAACTCAGCAGCCACAACCTCCCCCGACCATTCGCTGGTCTTGGACGAATATCTGGCAACCATGGATCACGCCAAACCGAAATCAAACAACCGGAACCTACCGCCCATCTCGCTCCCTGTTCCACCAATCCCTTAGTGGAATAAATGCTCCTCCATGCAAATGAAGGGTTGTTTGGTTTCTTAGCCATAAGAGGATGTTTGTTCCGGAAATATCGTCCTTTCATCACCAGGGCCATTAAGGAAGTCGGATTATGAATTAAGCGCCAAAACTGTTTGGTCAGCATGGCTTCATTGAATTGTTCCAAAGCTCAGAAGCCTAACCCTCCTTCACATTTATCTTTACACAATCTATCCCAAGAAACCCAGTGCATACCTCGAGCCTTATCATTAGACTTCCACCAGAAGGTAGCTATAGCACTCGTTAATTTAGATGTCAAATCCTGAGGTAGTTTGTAACATGACATAACATGGGTGGGGAGAGCCAAAAccaccgatttaatcataatctCCTTACCACCCTTTGATAAACACTTGGCGGGCCAACCATTTACTCGATCGTCCAATCGATCCTTAACGTAACTAAAAACCTTAGCTTTCGAGCCTTGCAGGTTTTCGGGGATacccaaataagaacccataccGCCTTCCTTAGAAATACCAATAACTGATTTCAACTGGGATCGTATATCAGCAGGAACCTTTTTGCCAAACATGATAGAGGATTTAGCCAGATTAACCTCCTGTCCTGAGGCTCTACCATAACTGCCAATTATGTCCATTACCGTCCTACATTCATTCGCATTTGCCTTACAAAAAAACAGGCTATCATCCGCGAACAACAAATGCGAAACCATAGGACTATCACGGGCGATGGTAATACCCGTTAATTTCTTCTCCCGTTCAGCCTTTTTAAGATTAGCTATCTAGACCTCTGTgcaaagtataaataaatatggcgAAAGAGGATCCCCCTGACGTAATCCCCTATGTGGTCTAATAAAGCCTCGGGGCTGGCCATTCAAAAGAACCTGATACGACACCGACGAGacacaccacatgatccatGAAATTCATTTCCTGTCAAATCCTAATTGAATCAAAACCGCCTCCAAAAAATCTCATTCAACCCGATCATACGCCTTACTCAAGTCCGTTTTAAATGCCAAAAACTCCGAATTACACCGACAGTTAGTATTTAGCCCGTGGAACATCTCTTGAGCCAGAagaatattatctgtaattaagCGACCAGAAACAAAGGCTGATTGTGTTTCTAAAACCAGAAGAGGCAATAGACGCTTCAGGCGAAAACACAAtactttagaaataattttgtagctCACATTGCATAGACTAATCGGCCTAAACTCCGCCATCCGCTGCGGGCGTTCGACTTTaggaatgagacaaatattagtCTCATTTAATAGTGGATCAAAACTACCAGTTCGAAAAAATTCCTTAACCAAAGCCACTAAATCCTCTTTGAGAGAGGGCCAGAACCTCTGAAAAAACAGCGCCGTCATTCCATCAGGGCCTGGGGTTTTCTCCGGATGCATAGCAAACAAAGCCTTTCGGACTTCCCCTTCCGAGATATCCCGAATTAAAGCTCTATTCATACTATACTATCTGTAATAATTGGGTTAATTGCTTGTAGCAATTCTGAAATACCCCCACCATCAGATTTCTTAAACAGGTCCTCAAAATATGTTGTAGCAATATGCTCCATACCCGTAGGTGATTCAACCCAAACGTTATCGGCATCAAATAAACCAACTATCCTATTACGCACCCGACGTTGTTTGGTAGATGCATGGAAATAGGTGGTGTTTTTATCCCCAACCCTTAACCAAAACTTCCTActcttttgttgccaataaATCTCTTTCAATTTCCCGAATTTCCTCCGGCGTAATCGAATCATCCATCTTCGCATCTTGTAGCGTCGTCTTCAAAGACGAAATAATCGAAGGGCCAGTGCTGACATTATTTTTCCGCCACCAAGAAATCGAATTCCTATAATTCCTTATTTTGTCGACAAAGCCCGGAATCCGAAAATTCCTTGTCCGATTCCACCCTGACTCAACCGCACCAACTAATCCCTCCTTCCCCAACCAACGCTTATCAAACCTGAACTGCCTCTGCCGTCTCCGGACAGTCGTTAAACATGTAGCTAGAATTGGACAATGATCTGAACCGATCATCTCCAGATAATCAACTTTCGAATTTGGAAAGAATCTGTGCCAGTCCTCGTTACCCAAAGCCCGATCTAATCGGCACCGAACCACCTGATTATTACAACGGTTCCCTCGCCAGGACAATTGTTCCCCATAACAGGGAAATTCCAGCATCCCACAATGTCGAAGCATAGAAATAAATGGCTTAAAGGAAGATGCTGAGCGCAAGGCACCCCCTTGCTTCTCATGATTTCCAactaattcattaaaatctccaattatAAACCAGGAATCAATGCGGAATGAACCAATATCCGTTAATTTATCCCAAACTTTGTCACGGTGTTGGGGGACCGGatccccataaacaaaagacataaaTACAATTTGTTGCCCAATTGAAGCTTGTGTATCAATAACGCGATCGTTATCAAAATGGATAGAAAgataattttgtgttattcattCTGAATTTTATTCTGAAAAAATTGAATACATACCTTAAACTTAATAAGGAAtttgaaatctatactaaattttttaagtgtttgaaatgtatcttatatatttcactaaatgactatttttaactaataattaattaaacgtaaaaaaataaacacaaaataattaaattaatttttatgttagaaagttattttaaaaaatcactgtttataaattagatattgaaaaaaatagataatgatGAAGTAATTTATTATGGATAATATCAATCaataacaaaaattcaaatcaaataaaagaaataaaaatgagattttataaaacataaacaatacaaaaaaggacaaaatcaaattagtggcagtcaaataaatttttatttaaaatttcgaAGAATCACACTTAACATTTTACCAAAACAAGAATTTCGTAGAATCACAGTTTACCGTCTACGAGGAGATCTTGAAAGGAAGTTATGCGAACAAGAAACTTCGTAAAATCACGTACAATATCTAAATGCAGTTTCCAATAAAATAGAGATTTTAGTTAACTGttaaataacaattatttagaaattgattttacaactaaattatattgttattaaatCTTCTAAATCGTGTATCACGATCAAATAATCTGTTACTCAATTGTGATTAAAAATATggtattatttagtaatttaattttaaaatttattatatataatttaaaataaaattaattagtattattCTTTTATGATTTATGTTAGTAAATACTttagataatattagttttaaataaatatataaatcactattaattcttca comes from Camelina sativa cultivar DH55 chromosome 19, Cs, whole genome shotgun sequence and encodes:
- the LOC104767011 gene encoding uncharacterized protein LOC104767011 codes for the protein MAVIFHIRSNSLPSRLHPQAAHVDEQLARLRSSEEASTSSSSSICQKLDKLQDLHESLDKLIRLPVTQHALSQEKNKKAVEQLLDGSLRILDLCNISKDALSQMKEGLMEIQSILRRKRGDLSGEVKKYLASRRSLKKSFQKVLKSLKVKQDQECNDESLAAFGEAKTITVTLFDSLFSFMSGSKSCGKWSLVSKLMNQKKVSCEAQENEFTRVDSEFQSEKSLKMEDVQVLESCIQDLEDGLESLSKSLIKYRVSILNILGH